The following proteins come from a genomic window of Daphnia carinata strain CSIRO-1 chromosome 6, CSIRO_AGI_Dcar_HiC_V3, whole genome shotgun sequence:
- the LOC130702490 gene encoding trafficking protein particle complex subunit 8-like isoform X1 codes for MMMPINAVGGPSAAEVIQQAFNPAIAVLASPDVDVVCSKNRLTFVELLQPFSRLSVEGQIRDVNQALHSVTHFRLSVRDITWRPASSVLARRLLSEAVTNFPVNENKVAVIGGADPIEINPHTPWYDSWRETLWSCLDMTDHDFARHYLATLLVVSSSHPNPLEQFQQLNDQLTQLMSSNGTADGPRWFNMMSLRYHVLVHDACDGDAFKAEELLQTMRNAYGSHGCQLLVINSKPKKGSIIESGLPAPDPWLRFLPRKASKLDVSTEGESTVDGVETGEMDFPVKVVEGTNPQSLGSLPKIPLMDALQEAMQEININSVLAPSASTSALSSLTRDDKISTQNNLGLSQRSAVEIKDDPLNAVLGSTATRVSLDEADGTGPILASSITSELHGGCLTTEDLDRIQSLINDFCLKSLLPHIERQMRLLNESASSRKSTHRSLLSATKRWFGSNRPGGVQTPQTVAVSYHPESVQLQVRRLGDLAFLVGHYDLAYHSYHSAKKDFEADQAWLHYAGAMEMAALSVFLQNGQSRNVPFHYFDKSLTTYLQTCKMPYWATRCAVLASECLKATNQYSDAALQLIRLTSEDADLRSAILLEQAALCFLRSAVKPNSSADAAKPNMVPLIRKYAFHMILAGHRFGKSGQKRHAARAYQLALQVYKGHGWSLAEDHIHYTVGRQCLNRQQIEAACHALAALLKPDSMQTAAQQTAYLNEFIHVHQLLNKHRESETNTSYTLPILPLPVIDSNQIRVLVDTKEPTENMFPPVSEATHVTFNDDEVHHAKWTNMEEKLVNSAFGTTHAVFRPTNLIFSHTTNNMVHPQTNCDDLVSFELPLTNPLRIPVQLCDVRLVWNFAGGDGNLSNLLTATENPLVTTYILPRIVLNPSSSHKIILNVKPKAEGILTIEGVAFDLRPVNVEPSAAVVGLVSSVPGRVMFSLRGPRLNTTQQERQGKVYATDKRLSIQVGPRMPKLQVLFRSLPEFMFSGEIRPVVVELSNLCPNIPISNIMIASNDPLHVAFDVPRIDNINIRHDQVALYRWDPSQKSTTIWLKGTENVGLTSLDLMFFSTNPAVKARRYRLLRHCSKIFVSSSLSLAAWVQRVPSGEDRTETLAAQLQVRNLRDADDTSLSGIEISQVALLSNRWLLRPQQSTIPGGVLHPQESLIGVLLAIRGKENIEYCESATLKLPSHGRAVDFKQGPYRTFVREFQRDTPNTTLVVCWTATQASEDGFGTLIIEGQHYFGWNSHDIANSSSPDTSFKLPQQLVSYSMEYSPKVYHDFNKQRLCVIPVILYLYNCCQKEIDVSYSANFNIGKTPRASQLYMPEAASPLLWIGRVQGNIHVRDTPEAVHLAIAVSRPGAYSLVQGLHIDGRILDQNVKVPSSKIEYTLVVYDKEV; via the exons AATTTTCCAGTCAATGAAAACAAGGTTGCTGTCATTGGAG GTGCAGACCCTATTGAGATAAACCCTCATACACCATGGTATGACTCATGGAGAGAAACACTGTGGAGTTGTTTAGATATGACTGACCATGATTTTGCTCGGCACTACCTGGCTACACTACTTGTTGTATCCTCTTCTCATCCTAATCCCTTGGAACAGTTTCAGCAACTAAATGACCAGCTCACACAGTTAATG TCAAGCAATGGTACAGCTGATGGACCTAGGTGGTTCAACATGATGTCTTTACGCTATCACGTTCTTGTCCATGATGCGTGCGATGGAGATGCGTTTAA AGCAGAGGAATTGTTGCAAACTATGAGAAATGCTTATGGATCCCATGGCTGCCAACTGTTAGTAATTAACTCGAAACCGAAGAAAGGATCAATAATAGAATCAGGACTACCAGCACCCGACCCTTGGCTTCGATTTCTTCCAAGAAAAGCCAGCAAA TTGGACGTTTCTACTGAGGGAGAATCGACCGTAGATGGAGTAGAGACGGGAGAAATGGATTTTCCAGTGAAAGTCGTGGAAGGAACAAATCCACAGTCGTTGGGTTCTCTACCTAAAATACCGCTAATGGATGCACTGCAAGAAGCCATGCAAGAAATCAACATAAATTCCGTTTTAGCTCCTTCTGCGTCGACTTCGGCCCTCTCTTCGCTGACTCGAGATGACAAAATAAGTACTCAAAACAACCTAGGGTTGAGCCAGAGAAGTGCCGTGGAG ATCAAAGATGACCCTCTCAATGCCGTACTTGGGAGTACGGCTACGCGCGTTTCGTTGGATGAAGCAGATGGAACCGGTCCCATTCTCGCTTCAAGTATTACCAGCGAGCTTCATGGCGGATGCCTTACAACAGAAGATTTGGATCGCATCCAGAGCTTAATCAACGATTTTTGTCTTAAAAGTCTTCTTCCTCACATAGAACGACAAATGAGACTGCTAAACGAATCT GCTTCATCACGGAAAAGTACTCATCGATCGTTGCTAAGTGCCACCAAACGCTGGTTCGGTAGTAATCGACCTGGCGGTGTTCAGACACCCCAAACTGTAGCTGTGAG CTACCATCCTGAATCAGTTCAGCTGCAGGTTCGTCGCTTAGGTGATTTGGCGTTTCTTGTAGGGCACTACGATTTGGCCTACCATTCCTACCATTCGGCCAAAAAGGATTTTGAAGCAGATCAAGCTTGGCTCCATTACGCTGGGGCTATGGAAATGGCTGCTCTCTCCGTGTTTTTACAAAATGGCCAAAGTCGGAACGTCCCTTTTCATTATTTTGACAAGTCGTTGACTACATATCTACAGACTTGCAA AATGCCATATTGGGCAACGCGCTGTGCAGTGTTGGCTTCCGAGTGCCTTAAAGCTACTAATCAGTATAGTGACGCTGCACTGCAACTAATTCGACTAACCAGTGAAGACGCTGACTTACGAAGTGCCATCTTGCTTGAACAGGCTgccctttgttttcttcggtCTGCCGTCAAGCCCAACTCCTCAGCGG ATGCAGCGAAGCCTAACATGGTACCACTAATTCGGAAATACGCCTTCCACATGATACTTGCCGGTCACCGGTTCGGCAAATCTGGACAGAAACGCCATGCTGCTCGCGCTTATCAGCTTGCCTTGCAA gTGTACAAAGGGCATGGATGGAGCCTAGCTGAAGATCACATACACTACACAGTAGGACGCCAGTGTCTGAATAGGCAACAAATTGAAGCAGCTTGTCATGCATTGGCTGCTCTTTTGAAACCAGATTCTATGCAAACTGCTGCCCAACAAACGGCCTATCTTAATGAATTTATCCACGTGCATCAG TTACTAAACAAACACCGAGAGAGCGAAACCAATACATCGTATACTCTTCCCATATTGCCTCTGCCTGTGATCGATAGCAACCAGATCAGAGTATTAGTTGACACAAAAGAACCTACGGAAAATATGTTTCCACCTGTGTCGGAAGCCACGCACGTCACCTTCAACGACGACGAAGTTCATCATGCAAA GTGGACGAATATGGAGGAGAAACTGGTGAATTCGGCATTTGGCACAACGCATGCTGTCTTCCGACCTACCaatcttattttttctcaTACGACCAACAATATGGTTCATCCACAAACGAATTGTGATG ACCTCGTTAGTTTTGAACTACCACTGACCAACCCTTTGCGCATCCCTGTCCAGTTGTGCGACGTTCGTCTAGTGTGGAATTTCGCGGGAGGTGATGGTAACCTATCAAATCTACTCACGGCGACCGAGAATCCCTTGGTGACCACTTACATCTTACCTAGGATCGTGCTGAATCCTTCTTCTTCCCATAAG aTAATCTTGAACGTGAAACCCAAAGCCGAGGGAATATTGACTATCGAAGGAGTCGCTTTCGATCTTCGACCGGTCAATGTTGAACCGTCTGCAGCGGTAGTTGGATTAGTGTCATCTGTGCCAG GTCGGGTAATGTTTAGTTTACGAGGGCCAAGGTTGAATACGACACAACAAGAGCGTCAAGGCAAAGTATATGCTACCGACAAACGACTCTCAATACAAGTCGGGCCCCGCATGCCTAAATTGCAAGTGCTATTCCGCTCGCTACCGGAATTTATGTTTAGCGGTGAAATCCGACCGGTCGTGGTTGAACTTTCCAATCTTTGTCCTAACATACCCATTTCCAATATTATGATTGCTTCTAATGATCCTTTGCACGTCGCTTTCGACGTACCACGCATTGACAACATCAATATTCGCCACGATCAAGTTGCGCTCTACCGCTGGGATCCTTCTCAAAAGTCAACTACCATATGGTTGAAAGGAACGGAAAACGTCGGATTGACGTCATTGGATCTCATGTTTTTCTCCACTAATCCAGCCGTAAAAGCCAG AAGATACCGGCTTCTTCGCCATTGTTCAAAAATTTTCGTCTCGTCGTCTTTAAGCCTGGCTGCTTGGGTTCAAAGAGTTCCTAGTGGAGAGGATCGCACCGAGACTTTAGCTGCGCAACTCCAAGTTCGGAATCTTAGAGAT GCGGATGACACATCCCTCAGTGGAATTGAGATTTCTCAGGTGGCTCTTCTTAGCAACCGCTGGCTGTTGCGTCCTCAGCAGTCAACAATTCCGG GTGGAGTCCTTCATCCTCAGGAAAGTCTCATTGGTGTACTGTTGGCTATTCGTGGAAAGGAAAATATAGAGTATTGTGAAAGCGCTACACTAAAACTACCAAGCCATGGACGAGCTGTCGATTTCAAACAGGGACCTTACAGAACATTTGTCAGAGAATTTCAGAGGGATACGCCAAATACAACTTTGGTTGTCTGCTGGACG GCTACACAGGCTTCTGAAGATGGATTTGGTACTCTAATCATAGAAGGTCAACATTACTTTGGGTGGAATTCACATGATATAGCCAA ctcaagtTCACCAGACACTAGCTTTAAGCTACCACAGCAGTTGGTTTCATACTCAATGGAATATTCACCAAAGGTGTATCACGATTTCAACAAGCAAAG GTTGTGTGTAATACCAGTCATTCTTTATCTTTACAACTGCTGtcagaaagaaattgatgtTTCTTATTCTGCCAATTTCAATATAGG GAAAACTCCACGCGCTTCTCAATTGTACATGCCTGAAGCAGCTTCACCACTATTATGGATAGGTCGTGTGCAAGGGAATATTCATGTGAGAGATACACCGGAAGCGGTTCACTTAGCTATAGCAGTTTCAAGACCTGGTGCCTATAGTCTAGTTCAAGGGTTACACATAGATGGAAGAATATTGGATCAAAATGTTAAAGTTCCAAGTTCAAAAATTGAGTATACATTGGTTGTTTATGACAAGGAGGTTTGA
- the LOC130702490 gene encoding trafficking protein particle complex subunit 8-like isoform X2 translates to MMMPINAVGGPSAAEVIQQAFNPAIAVLASPDVDVVCSKNRLTFVELLQPFSRLSVEGQIRDVNQALHSVTHFRLSVRDITWRPASSVLARRLLSEAVTNFPVNENKVAVIGGADPIEINPHTPWYDSWRETLWSCLDMTDHDFARHYLATLLVVSSSHPNPLEQFQQLNDQLTQLMSSNGTADGPRWFNMMSLRYHVLVHDACDGDAFKAEELLQTMRNAYGSHGCQLLVINSKPKKGSIIESGLPAPDPWLRFLPRKASKLDVSTEGESTVDGVETGEMDFPVKVVEGTNPQSLGSLPKIPLMDALQEAMQEININSVLAPSASTSALSSLTRDDKISTQNNLGLSQRSAVEIKDDPLNAVLGSTATRVSLDEADGTGPILASSITSELHGGCLTTEDLDRIQSLINDFCLKSLLPHIERQMRLLNESASSRKSTHRSLLSATKRWFGSNRPGGVQTPQTVAVSYHPESVQLQVRRLGDLAFLVGHYDLAYHSYHSAKKDFEADQAWLHYAGAMEMAALSVFLQNGQSRNVPFHYFDKSLTTYLQTCKMPYWATRCAVLASECLKATNQYSDAALQLIRLTSEDADLRSAILLEQAALCFLRSAVKPNSSADAAKPNMVPLIRKYAFHMILAGHRFGKSGQKRHAARAYQLALQVYKGHGWSLAEDHIHYTVGRQCLNRQQIEAACHALAALLKPDSMQTAAQQTAYLNEFIHVHQLLNKHRESETNTSYTLPILPLPVIDSNQIRVLVDTKEPTENMFPPVSEATHVTFNDDEVHHAKWTNMEEKLVNSAFGTTHAVFRPTNLIFSHTTNNMVHPQTNCDDLVSFELPLTNPLRIPVQLCDVRLVWNFAGGDGNLSNLLTATENPLVTTYILPRIVLNPSSSHKIILNVKPKAEGILTIEGVAFDLRPVNVEPSAAVVGLVSSVPGRVMFSLRGPRLNTTQQERQGKVYATDKRLSIQVGPRMPKLQVLFRSLPEFMFSGEIRPVVVELSNLCPNIPISNIMIASNDPLHVAFDVPRIDNINIRHDQVALYRWDPSQKSTTIWLKGTENVGLTSLDLMFFSTNPAVKARYRLLRHCSKIFVSSSLSLAAWVQRVPSGEDRTETLAAQLQVRNLRDADDTSLSGIEISQVALLSNRWLLRPQQSTIPGGVLHPQESLIGVLLAIRGKENIEYCESATLKLPSHGRAVDFKQGPYRTFVREFQRDTPNTTLVVCWTATQASEDGFGTLIIEGQHYFGWNSHDIANSSSPDTSFKLPQQLVSYSMEYSPKVYHDFNKQRLCVIPVILYLYNCCQKEIDVSYSANFNIGKTPRASQLYMPEAASPLLWIGRVQGNIHVRDTPEAVHLAIAVSRPGAYSLVQGLHIDGRILDQNVKVPSSKIEYTLVVYDKEV, encoded by the exons AATTTTCCAGTCAATGAAAACAAGGTTGCTGTCATTGGAG GTGCAGACCCTATTGAGATAAACCCTCATACACCATGGTATGACTCATGGAGAGAAACACTGTGGAGTTGTTTAGATATGACTGACCATGATTTTGCTCGGCACTACCTGGCTACACTACTTGTTGTATCCTCTTCTCATCCTAATCCCTTGGAACAGTTTCAGCAACTAAATGACCAGCTCACACAGTTAATG TCAAGCAATGGTACAGCTGATGGACCTAGGTGGTTCAACATGATGTCTTTACGCTATCACGTTCTTGTCCATGATGCGTGCGATGGAGATGCGTTTAA AGCAGAGGAATTGTTGCAAACTATGAGAAATGCTTATGGATCCCATGGCTGCCAACTGTTAGTAATTAACTCGAAACCGAAGAAAGGATCAATAATAGAATCAGGACTACCAGCACCCGACCCTTGGCTTCGATTTCTTCCAAGAAAAGCCAGCAAA TTGGACGTTTCTACTGAGGGAGAATCGACCGTAGATGGAGTAGAGACGGGAGAAATGGATTTTCCAGTGAAAGTCGTGGAAGGAACAAATCCACAGTCGTTGGGTTCTCTACCTAAAATACCGCTAATGGATGCACTGCAAGAAGCCATGCAAGAAATCAACATAAATTCCGTTTTAGCTCCTTCTGCGTCGACTTCGGCCCTCTCTTCGCTGACTCGAGATGACAAAATAAGTACTCAAAACAACCTAGGGTTGAGCCAGAGAAGTGCCGTGGAG ATCAAAGATGACCCTCTCAATGCCGTACTTGGGAGTACGGCTACGCGCGTTTCGTTGGATGAAGCAGATGGAACCGGTCCCATTCTCGCTTCAAGTATTACCAGCGAGCTTCATGGCGGATGCCTTACAACAGAAGATTTGGATCGCATCCAGAGCTTAATCAACGATTTTTGTCTTAAAAGTCTTCTTCCTCACATAGAACGACAAATGAGACTGCTAAACGAATCT GCTTCATCACGGAAAAGTACTCATCGATCGTTGCTAAGTGCCACCAAACGCTGGTTCGGTAGTAATCGACCTGGCGGTGTTCAGACACCCCAAACTGTAGCTGTGAG CTACCATCCTGAATCAGTTCAGCTGCAGGTTCGTCGCTTAGGTGATTTGGCGTTTCTTGTAGGGCACTACGATTTGGCCTACCATTCCTACCATTCGGCCAAAAAGGATTTTGAAGCAGATCAAGCTTGGCTCCATTACGCTGGGGCTATGGAAATGGCTGCTCTCTCCGTGTTTTTACAAAATGGCCAAAGTCGGAACGTCCCTTTTCATTATTTTGACAAGTCGTTGACTACATATCTACAGACTTGCAA AATGCCATATTGGGCAACGCGCTGTGCAGTGTTGGCTTCCGAGTGCCTTAAAGCTACTAATCAGTATAGTGACGCTGCACTGCAACTAATTCGACTAACCAGTGAAGACGCTGACTTACGAAGTGCCATCTTGCTTGAACAGGCTgccctttgttttcttcggtCTGCCGTCAAGCCCAACTCCTCAGCGG ATGCAGCGAAGCCTAACATGGTACCACTAATTCGGAAATACGCCTTCCACATGATACTTGCCGGTCACCGGTTCGGCAAATCTGGACAGAAACGCCATGCTGCTCGCGCTTATCAGCTTGCCTTGCAA gTGTACAAAGGGCATGGATGGAGCCTAGCTGAAGATCACATACACTACACAGTAGGACGCCAGTGTCTGAATAGGCAACAAATTGAAGCAGCTTGTCATGCATTGGCTGCTCTTTTGAAACCAGATTCTATGCAAACTGCTGCCCAACAAACGGCCTATCTTAATGAATTTATCCACGTGCATCAG TTACTAAACAAACACCGAGAGAGCGAAACCAATACATCGTATACTCTTCCCATATTGCCTCTGCCTGTGATCGATAGCAACCAGATCAGAGTATTAGTTGACACAAAAGAACCTACGGAAAATATGTTTCCACCTGTGTCGGAAGCCACGCACGTCACCTTCAACGACGACGAAGTTCATCATGCAAA GTGGACGAATATGGAGGAGAAACTGGTGAATTCGGCATTTGGCACAACGCATGCTGTCTTCCGACCTACCaatcttattttttctcaTACGACCAACAATATGGTTCATCCACAAACGAATTGTGATG ACCTCGTTAGTTTTGAACTACCACTGACCAACCCTTTGCGCATCCCTGTCCAGTTGTGCGACGTTCGTCTAGTGTGGAATTTCGCGGGAGGTGATGGTAACCTATCAAATCTACTCACGGCGACCGAGAATCCCTTGGTGACCACTTACATCTTACCTAGGATCGTGCTGAATCCTTCTTCTTCCCATAAG aTAATCTTGAACGTGAAACCCAAAGCCGAGGGAATATTGACTATCGAAGGAGTCGCTTTCGATCTTCGACCGGTCAATGTTGAACCGTCTGCAGCGGTAGTTGGATTAGTGTCATCTGTGCCAG GTCGGGTAATGTTTAGTTTACGAGGGCCAAGGTTGAATACGACACAACAAGAGCGTCAAGGCAAAGTATATGCTACCGACAAACGACTCTCAATACAAGTCGGGCCCCGCATGCCTAAATTGCAAGTGCTATTCCGCTCGCTACCGGAATTTATGTTTAGCGGTGAAATCCGACCGGTCGTGGTTGAACTTTCCAATCTTTGTCCTAACATACCCATTTCCAATATTATGATTGCTTCTAATGATCCTTTGCACGTCGCTTTCGACGTACCACGCATTGACAACATCAATATTCGCCACGATCAAGTTGCGCTCTACCGCTGGGATCCTTCTCAAAAGTCAACTACCATATGGTTGAAAGGAACGGAAAACGTCGGATTGACGTCATTGGATCTCATGTTTTTCTCCACTAATCCAGCCGTAAAAGCCAG ATACCGGCTTCTTCGCCATTGTTCAAAAATTTTCGTCTCGTCGTCTTTAAGCCTGGCTGCTTGGGTTCAAAGAGTTCCTAGTGGAGAGGATCGCACCGAGACTTTAGCTGCGCAACTCCAAGTTCGGAATCTTAGAGAT GCGGATGACACATCCCTCAGTGGAATTGAGATTTCTCAGGTGGCTCTTCTTAGCAACCGCTGGCTGTTGCGTCCTCAGCAGTCAACAATTCCGG GTGGAGTCCTTCATCCTCAGGAAAGTCTCATTGGTGTACTGTTGGCTATTCGTGGAAAGGAAAATATAGAGTATTGTGAAAGCGCTACACTAAAACTACCAAGCCATGGACGAGCTGTCGATTTCAAACAGGGACCTTACAGAACATTTGTCAGAGAATTTCAGAGGGATACGCCAAATACAACTTTGGTTGTCTGCTGGACG GCTACACAGGCTTCTGAAGATGGATTTGGTACTCTAATCATAGAAGGTCAACATTACTTTGGGTGGAATTCACATGATATAGCCAA ctcaagtTCACCAGACACTAGCTTTAAGCTACCACAGCAGTTGGTTTCATACTCAATGGAATATTCACCAAAGGTGTATCACGATTTCAACAAGCAAAG GTTGTGTGTAATACCAGTCATTCTTTATCTTTACAACTGCTGtcagaaagaaattgatgtTTCTTATTCTGCCAATTTCAATATAGG GAAAACTCCACGCGCTTCTCAATTGTACATGCCTGAAGCAGCTTCACCACTATTATGGATAGGTCGTGTGCAAGGGAATATTCATGTGAGAGATACACCGGAAGCGGTTCACTTAGCTATAGCAGTTTCAAGACCTGGTGCCTATAGTCTAGTTCAAGGGTTACACATAGATGGAAGAATATTGGATCAAAATGTTAAAGTTCCAAGTTCAAAAATTGAGTATACATTGGTTGTTTATGACAAGGAGGTTTGA
- the LOC130702492 gene encoding uncharacterized protein LOC130702492, with the protein MNQNSLLGANLRRTLMLSPGQQEIPPKVTQGAGGRGEMDLGVSEKEKTDQAFMKVSFERYISQILSSTELEAHEERLKKINEVARNLSKDEWMYPSIEKLLGNWNQ; encoded by the exons ATGAATCAAAACAGCT tgCTAGGAGCCAACTTAAGAAGAACTTTGATGTTGTCACCTGGTCAGCAAGAAATCCCTCCCAAAGTTACTCAAGGGGCAGGAGGCCGTGGTGAGATGGATCTAGGTGTCAGTGAGAAGGAAAAAACAGATCAGGCCTTCATGAAAGTGTCTTTTGAGAGATACATCTCACAGATCCTATCTTCCACAGAACTAGAAGCTCATGAAGAAagactgaaaaaaattaacgaaGTGGCTCGAAATCTTTCCAAAGATGAGTGGATGTATCCTTCAATTGAAAAGCTTCTTGGTAACTGGAATCAGTAA